Proteins encoded in a region of the Osmerus mordax isolate fOsmMor3 chromosome 17, fOsmMor3.pri, whole genome shotgun sequence genome:
- the LOC136960531 gene encoding kit ligand-like, whose translation MKRKIWTICVLLCLFLSLECCYGVSGNPITNDVSRLLLLKQNIPKNYEIPIHYIPKELCGMCWVILNSYPLEQSLKDLAQMFGAISSNKDEIIIFITMLQSLRFQLDHEELEATMQVFQCHYREEKWPSGQYIDYVRELLDSAAHMARGFRCKPPPCPASYIHLPGKNLLQLAPT comes from the exons ATGAAGAGAAAG ATTTGGACAATTTGTGTCCTTCTTTGTCTATTCTTGAGTCTTGAGTGTTGCTATGGAGTTTCTGGGAACCCAATAACAAATGATGTGAGCAGACTGTTGTTACTG aAACAGAATATTCCAAAGAATTATGAGATTCCTATACATTATATTCCCAAAGAATTG TGTGGTATGTGCTGGGTTATATTAAATAGCTATCCTTTGGAGCAAAGCCTTAAGGATCTGGCCCAGATGTTTGGTGCTATCTCTTCTAACAAAGACGAGATAATCATCTTCATTACAATGCTACAGAGTCTACGCTTCCAGCTTGATCATGAGGAGTTG GAGGCAACAATGCAAGTCTTCCAGTGCCACTACAGGGAGGAGAAATGGCCATCTGGACAATATATTGACTATGTCAGAGAGCTTTTAGATTCTGCAGCTCACATGGCAAGAGGATTTCGCTGTAAGCCTCCTCCATGTCCAGCCTCATACATTCACTTACCAGGTAAGAATCTGCTGCAACTTGCCCCAACATAA